A region of Ovis canadensis isolate MfBH-ARS-UI-01 breed Bighorn chromosome 19, ARS-UI_OviCan_v2, whole genome shotgun sequence DNA encodes the following proteins:
- the RHOA gene encoding transforming protein RhoA isoform X1 codes for MAAIRKKLVIVGDGACGKTCLLIVFSKDQFPEVYVPTVFENYVADIEVDGKQVELALWDTAGQEDYDRLRPLSYPDTDVILMCFSIDSPDSLENIPEKWTPEVKHFCPNVPIILVGNKKDLRNDEHTRRELAKMKQEPVKPEEGRDMANRIGAFGYMECSAKTKDGVREVFEMATRAALQARRGKKKSGCLVL; via the exons ATGGCTGCCATCCGGAAGAAACTGGTGATTGTTGGAGATGGAGCCTGTGGCAAGACTTGCTTGCTCATTGTCTTTAGCAAGGACCAGTTCCCAGAGGTGTATGTCCCTACGGTGTTTGAGAACTATGTGGCAGATATTGAAGTGGATGGAAAGCAG GTAGAGTTGGCTTTGTGGGACACAGCTGGGCAGGAAGATTATGATCGCTTGAGGCCTCTCTCCTACCCGGATACCGACGTTATACTGATGTGTTTCTCCATTGACAGCCCTGATAGTTTAG AAAACATCCCAGAAAAATGGACTCCGGAAGTCAAGCATTTCTGTCCCAACGTGCCCATCATCCTGGTTGGGAACAAGAAGGATCTTCGAAACGACGAGCACACAAGGCGGGAGCTGGCCAAGATGAAGCAg GAGCCAGTAAAACCCGAAGAAGGCAGAGATATGGCAAACAGGATTGGTGCTTTTGGGTACATGGAGTGTTCAGCAAAGACCAAAGATGGAGTGAGGGAGGTTTTTGAAATGGCCACGAGAGCTGCTCTGCAAGCCAGACGTGGGAAGAAAAAATCTGGGTGCCTTGTCTTGTGA
- the RHOA gene encoding transforming protein RhoA isoform X2, with product MCFSIDSPDSLENIPEKWTPEVKHFCPNVPIILVGNKKDLRNDEHTRRELAKMKQEPVKPEEGRDMANRIGAFGYMECSAKTKDGVREVFEMATRAALQARRGKKKSGCLVL from the exons ATGTGTTTCTCCATTGACAGCCCTGATAGTTTAG AAAACATCCCAGAAAAATGGACTCCGGAAGTCAAGCATTTCTGTCCCAACGTGCCCATCATCCTGGTTGGGAACAAGAAGGATCTTCGAAACGACGAGCACACAAGGCGGGAGCTGGCCAAGATGAAGCAg GAGCCAGTAAAACCCGAAGAAGGCAGAGATATGGCAAACAGGATTGGTGCTTTTGGGTACATGGAGTGTTCAGCAAAGACCAAAGATGGAGTGAGGGAGGTTTTTGAAATGGCCACGAGAGCTGCTCTGCAAGCCAGACGTGGGAAGAAAAAATCTGGGTGCCTTGTCTTGTGA
- the GPX1 gene encoding glutathione peroxidase 1 has translation MCAAQRSAAALAAAAPRTVYAFSARPLAGGEPFHLASLRGKVLLIENVASLUGTTVRDYTQMNDLQRRLGPRGLVVLGFPCNQFGHQENAKNEEILNCLKYVRPGGGFEPNFMLFEKCEVNGEKAHPLFAFLRETLPTPSDDATALMTDPKFITWSPVCRNDVSWNFEKFLVGPDGVPVRRYSRRFLTIDIEPDIETLLSQGASA, from the exons ATGTGCGCCGCTCAGCGCTCGGCGGCCGCCTTGGCGGCGGCGGCCCCGCGCACGGTGTACGCCTTCTCCGCGCGTCCTCTGGCCGGCGGGGAGCCCTTCCACCTGGCCTCCCTGCGGGGCAAGGTGCTGCTCATTGAGAACGTAGCATCGCTCTGAGGCACCACGGTGCGGGACTACACCCAGATGAATGACCTGCAGCGGCGCCTCGGACCCCGGGGCCTGGTCGTACTCGGCTTCCCGTGCAACCAGTTTGGGCATCAG GAAAACGCCAAGAACGAGGAGATCCTGAATTGCCTGAAGTACGTCCGACCAGGCGGTGGGTTCGAGCCCAATTTCATGCTCTTCGAAAAGTGCGAGGTGAATGGCGAGAAGGCGCATCCGCTCTTCGCCTTCCTTCGGGAGACTCTGCCCACGCCAAGTGACGACGCCACTGCTCTCATGACCGACCCTAAGTTCATCACGTGGTCCCCGGTGTGCCGCAACGACGTCTCCTGGAACTTCGAGAAGTTCCTGGTGGGCCCAGACGGTGTGCCCGTGCGCAGGTACAGCCGCCGCTTTCTGACCATCGACATCGAGCCTGACATTGAAACCCTGCTGTCCCAGGGGGCCTCTGCCTAG